One window of Salvelinus fontinalis isolate EN_2023a chromosome 19, ASM2944872v1, whole genome shotgun sequence genomic DNA carries:
- the LOC129817057 gene encoding T-cell surface antigen CD2-like: MYAAVGRNKVIDHGLELLGQSFHLRWSHDHNIVYDNRKNTEPKPQTTPNGSLLLINLQLNNTGSYQVTIYDNTGTLVLDKTTRLCVLSPVSKPRLTHTCTDASVSLRCDVGNSVDVNVVWSHNRQTMPGSTDKTLTITKAMLKPVDSYVCTVSNKASEEKSDDVNPECTDDSSSTVLLFGMKLWLMVAILAGGGGLLLILIVITLVCVCQSRRRRASRIKEEEEMRLAPLTQPTRQASLHHHHHPHKSQSRTRTKNRTPSQATQNSRPLPRPRSPQPEPDDAPPIPIPRRTGPRNHRSEV, from the exons ATGTACGCTGCTGTTGGGAGGAACAAGGTGATTGACCATGGCCTGGAGTTGCTTGGACAGTCATTTCACTTACGGTGGTCACATGACCATAATATAGTTTACGACAACAGGAAGAATACTGAGCCAAAACCCCAGACCACACCGAATGGTTCTCTGTTACTAATTAACctacagctgaataatacaggGTCTTACCAGGTCACCATCTACGACAACACGGGAACACTGGTGTTAGACAAAACAACTCGCCTGTGTGTGCTCT CGCCTGTGTCTAAGCCACGTCtgacacacacctgtactgatgCATCTGTCAGTCTGAGGTGCGATGTGGGGAACTCTGTGGATGTTAACGTGGTGTGGAGCCATAACAGACAAACAATGCCAGGATCCACTGACAAAACTCTGACAATAACCAAGGCAATGCTCAAACCTGTAGACAGCTACGTGTGTACAGTGAGTAACAAAGCGAGTGAAGAGAAGAGTGACGATGTTAACCCTGAATGTACAG ATGATTCTTCCTCTACAGTGCTCTTGTTTGGGATGAAGCTATGGCTGATGGTGGCGATtctggctggtggaggtggtCTGCTTCTCATCCTCATCGTCATCACCTTGGTGTGTGTCTGCCAGAGCCGCAGGCGGCGCGCTAGTCGCATAAAAG aggaggaggagatgagacttGCGCCCCTCACCCAGCCCACGCGTCAAgcatccctccaccaccaccatcacccacACAAGTCCCAGAGCCGAACCCGGACGAAAAACAGAACTCCGTCACAGGCCACCCAAAACTCCAGACCCCTGCCTCGACCCAGGTCTCCACAGCCTGAACCAGATGATGCTCCGCCCATACCAATTCCCAGGCGGACAGGGCCCCGGAACCACAGGAGtgaggtgtag
- the klhl6 gene encoding kelch-like protein 6 → MSDSLERTTDTPLPGPSEKTPREGSDPGKEGEGGDGSGMRWEDGGLSVELQKGMETLRVSGELTDVTLRVQEQDFPCHRAVLAAASHYYRAMFCSGLRESHEKQVEIKGVDSETMKTLLDYTYTSRATITHTNVQRTLEAASLFQFPRVVEACAGFLADSLQPESCVGVLRLAEAHSLPALRDRVQDYLVSEFSRVVQHEEYLELSAGALQNALKRDDLGVTREESVFEALMRWVRAKEEERCLLLAGLLSYVRLPLLEPAYFLETVEADQLIRRCDEAFTLLQEARTYHLSGNEVVTERTKPRLQHYLSEVFMIIGGCTKEERFVATVTCLDPLRRSRLEVAKLPITEMEEESHNRKWVEFACVTFRNEVFISGGKETQHEAWKYNGALDRWIPIEPLVTGRWRHKMAVHGGKVYALGGFDGTQRLTSVEAYDTFHNRWTQAPPLLLGVSSFAAASFNKWIFAIGGGPNGKLATDRLQCWEPGTESWGLRSPMPIEAKCTNAVTFRECIYVVGGAMHALYCYSPQSDSWSMVTRLGERASCAIAACNNKLFITGGRDDKNQVISTVMCWDPVTTTMTEECVLPLGVSHHGSVTLHKSYTHIHRIAPATVSV, encoded by the exons ATGAGTGACTCGTTGGAGAGGACCACCGACACCCCTCTGCCTGGGCCCTCAGAGAAAACCCCCAGAGAGGGCTCTGACCCTGGGAAAGAGGGTGAAGGGGGTGATGGAAGTGGGATGCGTTGGGAAGATGGAGGCCTGTCTGTGGAGCTTCAGAAGGGGATGGAGACGCTTCGTGTGAGTGGAGAGCTGACCGACGTGACTCTGCGAGTTCAGGAACAGGACTTCCCCTGCCACAGAGCTGTGCTCGCCGCCGCCAGCCACTACTAtag GGCGATGTTCTGCAGTGGTCTGAGAGAGAGTCATGAGAAGCAGGTGGAGATTAAAGGGGTGGACAGTGAGACCATGAAGACTCTACTGGACTACACCTATACCAGCCGAGccaccatcacacacaccaacgtcCAGAGAACACTGGAGGCTGCCAGCCTGTTCCAG TTTCCTCGTGTAGTGGAGGCCTGTGCAGGGTTCCTGGCTGACTCTCTCCAGCCAGAGAGCTGTGTAGGTGTGCTGCGTCTGGCTGAGGCCCACTCATTGCCTGCGCTGAGAGACAGGGTCCAGGACTACCTGGTTTCAGAGTTCTCCAGAGTGGTTCAGCATGAGGAGTACCTGGAGCTGTCAGCGGGGGCGCTGCAGAATGCTCTGAAGAGAGACGACCTGGGAGTGACACGGGAGGAAAGTGTGTTTGAG GCTCTGATGCGCTGGGTGCGAGCGAAGGAGGAGGAGCGATGCCTCCTACTAGCTGGTCTTCTGTCATATGTGCGGCTGCCACTGCTGGAGCCGGCTTACTTCCTGGAAACGGTGGAGGCCGACCAGCTGATTCGCCGCTGTGACGAGGCCTTCACCCTGCTGCAGGAGGCTCGCACCTACCACCTGTCAGGcaacgag gtggtcaCGGAGCGTACCAAGCCCCGTTTACAGCACTACCTATCTGAGGTGTTCATGATCATTGGTGGCTGCACCAAAGAGGAGCGCTTCGTTGCCACGGTGACCTGCCTTGACCCTCTGCGCCGCAGCCGGCTGGAAGTCGCCAAGCTGCCAatcacagagatggaggaggagtccCACAACAGGAAGTGGGTGGAGTTTGCTTGTGTCACCTTCCGGAATGAGGTGTTCATATCCG GAGGAAAAGAGACACAGCACGAGGCGTGGAAGTACAACGGTGCCCTGGACAGGTGGATCCCCATTGAGCCCCTGGTGACTGGGCGCTGGAGACACAAGATGGCGGTTCACGGGGGGAAGGTGTATGCCCTGGGGGGGTTCGATGGGACTCAGAGACTCACCAGCGTGGAAGCCTACGACACATTTCACAACCGCTGGACACAG GCCCCGCCCCTCCTGTTGGGCGTCAGCTCATTCGCTGCAGCAAGCTTCAATAAGTGGATCTTTGCGATCGGGGGAGGGCCCAACGGGAAGCTGGCCACTGATAGGCTGCAGTGCTGGGAGCCAGGGACTGAGAGCTGGGGCCTGCGGTCGCCCATGCCCATCGAGGCCAAATGTACTAACGCTGTCACCTTCAGGGAATGCATCTATGTAGTTG gtGGTGCCATGCATGCTCTGTACTGCTACTCCCCCCAGTCAGACAGCTGGTCTATGGTGACCCGGCTGGGCGAGAGGGCAAGCTGCGCCATCGCAGCCTGTAACAACAAACTATTCATCACTGGTGGCCGTGACGACAAGAACCAGGTCATCTCCACGGTGATGTGCTGGGACCCAGTCACAACCACAATGACAGAGGAATGTGTGTTACCGCTTGGTGTCTCTCACCACGGAAGCGTCACACTCCACAAGTCCTACACGCACATACACAGGATAGCACCTGCGACCGTGTCGGTGTGA